The sequence TTCCGTGCTTAATTCATTAAATTCCGTTACGCACTGCATTAAGTGAGGTTTATCTTCCCCAAATTTAAACTGATACTATGGCTAAAGTTTACATTATTGGGGCTGGTCCAGGGGATCCTGAGTTAATCACTGTTAAGGCAATTAAACTAGTGGAATCAGCTGACGTAGTGGTTTACGATAGGTTAATCCCAGTGGATATTCTTAAACACGCTAAGGAGGGGGCTGAATTAATATATGTTGGTAAAGAACCTGGTAGGCACGTGATGGAGCAGGGTGAGATAAACGAATTGCTCCTCAGGAAGTCACTTGAGGGCAAGGTGGTCATTAGGCTTCACGGTGGTGACCCATTCATATTTGGTAGGGGTTTTGAGGAATGCCAATACTTAATTAAGAATGGCGTGGACTGTGAAGTCGTACCAGGGGTAACCAGCGCCATAGCAGCTCCAGAGCAGTACCTAGTCCCAATACTACTTAGGGGTGTGTCCAGTAGTGTTGCCTTTGTAACCGGTAGGGAGGACCCAGGGAAGGGCTTTAAGGAAGTTGACTTCAGGAAGCTAGCAGGCTCCGTTGGCACAATCGTGATACTAATGGGTGCCTCCGAGGCATGT is a genomic window of Caldivirga sp. containing:
- the cobA gene encoding uroporphyrinogen-III C-methyltransferase — encoded protein: MAKVYIIGAGPGDPELITVKAIKLVESADVVVYDRLIPVDILKHAKEGAELIYVGKEPGRHVMEQGEINELLLRKSLEGKVVIRLHGGDPFIFGRGFEECQYLIKNGVDCEVVPGVTSAIAAPEQYLVPILLRGVSSSVAFVTGREDPGKGFKEVDFRKLAGSVGTIVILMGASEACRIAVELIQGGLDSKTPVAVITRAYMSDSKIQFTTLGEMANCGITVENPSVIVVGKSVKLSPLYKDSASP